From one Trifolium pratense cultivar HEN17-A07 linkage group LG1, ARS_RC_1.1, whole genome shotgun sequence genomic stretch:
- the LOC123908287 gene encoding uncharacterized hydrolase YugF isoform X2 translates to MEVTSAVHSVRYLNLQTRFSQLERLNNNGPLFISTKTTTQNNSLLHPNQLSRKINSDYGLNYGSHSKSFITNSTSSATTSAETSGSLSEVEKIKQKCLKWKWKDQYSINYFVSSDSDSSQLNHPPLLLVHGFGASIPHWRRNIKTLSQNYTVYAIDLLGFGLSDKPPGFLYTMETWAELILDFLDEVVKKPTVLIGNSVGSLACVIAAASDSSQTLVKGIVLLNCSGGMNNKAIVDDWRIKLLLPLLWLIDFLLNQKGIASAIFERVKQRENLRNILSSVYGNKESVDDELVEIIREPANSEGALDAFVSIVTGPPGPNPVQLVPKISLPILLLWGDEDPFTPIDGPVGKYFSSLPSQQENVKLFLLEGVGHCPHDDRPELVHEKLLPWLATLSNS, encoded by the exons ATGGAAGTTACAAGTGCTGTTCATTCAGTTAGGTATCTCAATTTGCAAACGCGCTTTTCACAACTTGAAAGACTCAACAACAATGGACCCTTGTTTATATCCACAAAAACCACAACACAAAATAATTCTCTTCTTCATCCTAACCAATTAAGCAGAAAAATCAATAGTGATTATGGTCTTAACTATGGTAGTCACAGTAAAAGTTTCATCACCAATTCAACTTCTTCTGCTACTACTTCAGCAGAAACTTCTGGATCATTATCTGAAGTTGAAAAGATAAAGCAAAAATGCCTTAAATGGAAGTGGAAGGATCAGTATTCaatcaattattttgtttcttctGATTCAGATTCTTCTCAGCTCAATCATCCTCCTCTGTTACTTGTTCATGGCTTTGGTGCTTCCATTCCTCACTGGCGCAG gAATATTAAGACATTGTCTCAAAATTATACTGTTTATGCTATTGATCTTCTTGGTTTTGGGCTGTCAGATAAGCCCCCAGGCTTTTTATATACCATGGAAACATGGGCTGAG TTGATCCTAGATTTCTTGGATGAAGTTGTTAAGAAGCCAACAGTACTAATAGGAAACTCTGTTGGAAGTCTCGCTTGTGTCATTGCTGCTGCTTCAG ATTCAAGTCAAACACTTGTCAAAGGAATTGTGCTGTTAAATTGTTCTGGTGGGATGAACAACAAAGCTATAGTTGATGACTGGAGGATCAAGTTACTTCTACCATTGCTTTGGCtgattgattttttattgaatcaaaagggAATTGCTTCGGCAATTTTCGAGCGTGTTAAACAAAG AGAGAatttgaggaacatcttgagtTCAGTGTATGGAAATAAAGAGTCTGTGGATGATGAACTTGTGGAG ATCATTAGGGAACCAGCAAACTCTGAAGGTGCGTTAGATGCATTTGTGTCAATTGTAACAGGGCCACCAGGGCCTAATCCAGTGCAGTTAGTGCCAAAAATCTCTTTACCTATTTTACTTTTATGGGGAGATGAAGATCCATTTACTCCAATTGACGGACCTGTTGGGAAGTACTTTTCTTCATTGCCTTCTCAACAAGAAAATGTTAAACTCTTCTTACTTGAAGGGGTTGGACATTGTCCTCATGATGACAGGCCTGAATTAGTCCATGAAAAATTGCTTCCTTGGCTGGCCACTCTTTCAAATTCATAG
- the LOC123908287 gene encoding uncharacterized hydrolase YugF isoform X1 — MEVTSAVHSVRYLNLQTRFSQLERLNNNGPLFISTKTTTQNNSLLHPNQLSRKINSDYGLNYGSHSKSFITNSTSSATTSAETSGSLSEVEKIKQKCLKWKWKDQYSINYFVSSDSDSSQLNHPPLLLVHGFGASIPHWRRNIKTLSQNYTVYAIDLLGFGLSDKPPGFLYTMETWAELILDFLDEVVKKPTVLIGNSVGSLACVIAAASGNIQPDSSQTLVKGIVLLNCSGGMNNKAIVDDWRIKLLLPLLWLIDFLLNQKGIASAIFERVKQRENLRNILSSVYGNKESVDDELVEIIREPANSEGALDAFVSIVTGPPGPNPVQLVPKISLPILLLWGDEDPFTPIDGPVGKYFSSLPSQQENVKLFLLEGVGHCPHDDRPELVHEKLLPWLATLSNS, encoded by the exons ATGGAAGTTACAAGTGCTGTTCATTCAGTTAGGTATCTCAATTTGCAAACGCGCTTTTCACAACTTGAAAGACTCAACAACAATGGACCCTTGTTTATATCCACAAAAACCACAACACAAAATAATTCTCTTCTTCATCCTAACCAATTAAGCAGAAAAATCAATAGTGATTATGGTCTTAACTATGGTAGTCACAGTAAAAGTTTCATCACCAATTCAACTTCTTCTGCTACTACTTCAGCAGAAACTTCTGGATCATTATCTGAAGTTGAAAAGATAAAGCAAAAATGCCTTAAATGGAAGTGGAAGGATCAGTATTCaatcaattattttgtttcttctGATTCAGATTCTTCTCAGCTCAATCATCCTCCTCTGTTACTTGTTCATGGCTTTGGTGCTTCCATTCCTCACTGGCGCAG gAATATTAAGACATTGTCTCAAAATTATACTGTTTATGCTATTGATCTTCTTGGTTTTGGGCTGTCAGATAAGCCCCCAGGCTTTTTATATACCATGGAAACATGGGCTGAG TTGATCCTAGATTTCTTGGATGAAGTTGTTAAGAAGCCAACAGTACTAATAGGAAACTCTGTTGGAAGTCTCGCTTGTGTCATTGCTGCTGCTTCAGGCAA TATCCAACCAGATTCAAGTCAAACACTTGTCAAAGGAATTGTGCTGTTAAATTGTTCTGGTGGGATGAACAACAAAGCTATAGTTGATGACTGGAGGATCAAGTTACTTCTACCATTGCTTTGGCtgattgattttttattgaatcaaaagggAATTGCTTCGGCAATTTTCGAGCGTGTTAAACAAAG AGAGAatttgaggaacatcttgagtTCAGTGTATGGAAATAAAGAGTCTGTGGATGATGAACTTGTGGAG ATCATTAGGGAACCAGCAAACTCTGAAGGTGCGTTAGATGCATTTGTGTCAATTGTAACAGGGCCACCAGGGCCTAATCCAGTGCAGTTAGTGCCAAAAATCTCTTTACCTATTTTACTTTTATGGGGAGATGAAGATCCATTTACTCCAATTGACGGACCTGTTGGGAAGTACTTTTCTTCATTGCCTTCTCAACAAGAAAATGTTAAACTCTTCTTACTTGAAGGGGTTGGACATTGTCCTCATGATGACAGGCCTGAATTAGTCCATGAAAAATTGCTTCCTTGGCTGGCCACTCTTTCAAATTCATAG
- the LOC123908297 gene encoding 22.7 kDa class IV heat shock protein, whose translation MRLQQFNILLVPLFLLILGTNFPSKAKGSLLPFIDSPNTLLSDLWSDRFPDPFRVLEQIPYGVDKTESSPLPLSPARVDWKETPEGHVIMLDVPGLRKDDIKIEVEENRVLRVSGERKKEEEKKGDHWHRVERSYGKFWRQFRLPENVDLDSVKAKIENGVLTLTLDKLSHDKIKGPRVVSIVGEDEKQAKLSNDELK comes from the coding sequence ATGAGGCTACAACAATTCAACATCTTATTGGTACCATTGTTCTTGCTTATTCTTGGCACTAATTTTCCTTCCAAAGCAAAAGGGTCACTACTACCATTCATAGATtctccaaacacactcttatcTGATCTCTGGTCCGATCGTTTCCCAGATCCATTTCGCGTCTTAGAACAAATTCCCTATGGAGTAGACAAAACAGAATCATCACCATTACCACTTTCACCAGCTAGAGTAGACTGGAAGGAAACTCCAGAAGGACATGTTATAATGCTGGATGTGCCAGGTTTGAGAAAAGATGATATAAAGATAGAAGTGGAAGAGAATAGGGTTCTTAGAGTGAGTGGTGAaaggaagaaagaagaagagaaaaaaggtGATCATTGGCATAGAGTTGAAAGATCATATGGAAAATTCTGGAGACAGTTTAGATTACCTGAGAATGTTGATTTGGATTCTGTTAAGGCTAAGATTGAGAATGGTGTTCTTACTTTGACACTTGATAAGTTGTCACATGATAAGATTAAAGGTCCTAGAGTTGTTAGCATTGTTGGAGAGGATGAAAAACAAGCTAAGCTTAGCAATGATGAGTTGAAATAA